Proteins from a single region of Antechinus flavipes isolate AdamAnt ecotype Samford, QLD, Australia chromosome 2, AdamAnt_v2, whole genome shotgun sequence:
- the HRH2 gene encoding histamine H2 receptor isoform X1 yields MDADSQDSSWHQVLIGLVLIFLILITVLGNVVVCLAVGLNRRLRSLTNCFIVSLAITDLLLGLLVLPFSAACELGQTCNFEEPLCKIYTSLDVMLCTASILNLFMISLDRYYAITAPLRYTMVVTPKRVAIALIFIWMISITFSFLPIHLEWNTQNITNSNLTPSKCKLQVNKAYGLVDGLVTFYIPLLVMCATYYRIFKIAREQAKRINHSYYNKAVTIREHKATVTLAVVMGAFIICWFPYFTVFVYRGIWGDINETCETIVLWLGYVNSALNPILYAALNRDFRTAYQCLFCCKGRGITSRGSSLSPSTSRQSQTQSHQVTLGLQEETSLRLPVQNGSEAPFPQEPDNLETSSLAGQSSGQFPKSP; encoded by the coding sequence ATGGATGCTGACAGCCAAGACTCAAGCTGGCACCAGGTTTTGATTGGCCTGGTGCTCATATTCCTAATCCTCATCACAGTCCTGGGTAATGTGGTGGTGTGCCTGGCTGTGGGGCTGAACCGCAGGCTCCGGAGCCTCACCAACTGCTTCATTGTGTCCTTGGCCATCACCGACCTCCTCCTGGGCCTCCTGGTGCTCCCATTCTCCGCTGCTTGTGAGCTGGGCCAGACATGCAACTTTGAAGAGCCCCTTTGTAAAATTTACACCAGCCTAGATGTGATGCTCTGCACTGCCTCCATCCTCAACCTCTTCATGATCAGCCTGGACCGCTACTACGCCATCACCGCTCCGCTGCGCTACACCATGGTGGTGACGCCCAAGCGGGTGGCCATTGCTCTGATCTTCATCTGGATGATCTCCATCACGTTCTCCTTCCTGCCCATCCATTTAGAGTGGAACACCCAAAACATCACTAACTCGAACTTGACTCCCAGTAAATGCAAACTGCAGGTCAACAAGGCCTACGGCCTGGTAGACGGCCTGGTCACTTTCTACATCCCCCTGCTGGTGATGTGCGCCACCTACTATCGCATTTTCAAAATTGCCCGTGAACAAGCCAAGAGAATTAACCACAGCTACTACAACAAGGCTGTCACCATCCGCGAGCACAAAGCCACCGTCACCTTGGCGGTTGTGATGGGGGCTTTTATCATCTGCTGGTTTCCCTACTTCACGGTGTTTGTTTACCGAGGAATATGGGGTGACATCAATGAGACCTGTGAAACCATCGTCCTGTGGCTTGGCTACGTCAACTCAGCTCTGAACCCCATCCTGTATGCAGCTCTGAACAGGGACTTCCGCACGGCATACCAGTGCCTCTTCTGTTGCAAGGGCAGGGGTATCACTTCCAGGGGGTCCTCCCTGTCTCCTAGCACCTCCCGCCAATCCCAGACCCAGTCCCACCAAGTCACCCTAGGACTTCAGGAAGAGACCTCTCTGAGACTCCCAGTGCAGAACGGAAGCGAAGCCCCGTTCCCCCAGGAGCCAGATAATTTGGAAACTTCAAGTTTGGCTGGCCAGAG
- the HRH2 gene encoding histamine H2 receptor isoform X2: MDADSQDSSWHQVLIGLVLIFLILITVLGNVVVCLAVGLNRRLRSLTNCFIVSLAITDLLLGLLVLPFSAACELGQTCNFEEPLCKIYTSLDVMLCTASILNLFMISLDRYYAITAPLRYTMVVTPKRVAIALIFIWMISITFSFLPIHLEWNTQNITNSNLTPSKCKLQVNKAYGLVDGLVTFYIPLLVMCATYYRIFKIAREQAKRINHSYYNKAVTIREHKATVTLAVVMGAFIICWFPYFTVFVYRGIWGDINETCETIVLWLGYVNSALNPILYAALNRDFRTAYQCLFCCKGRGITSRGSSLSPSTSRQSQTQSHQVTLGLQEETSLRLPVQNGSEAPFPQEPDNLETSSLAGQR, from the coding sequence ATGGATGCTGACAGCCAAGACTCAAGCTGGCACCAGGTTTTGATTGGCCTGGTGCTCATATTCCTAATCCTCATCACAGTCCTGGGTAATGTGGTGGTGTGCCTGGCTGTGGGGCTGAACCGCAGGCTCCGGAGCCTCACCAACTGCTTCATTGTGTCCTTGGCCATCACCGACCTCCTCCTGGGCCTCCTGGTGCTCCCATTCTCCGCTGCTTGTGAGCTGGGCCAGACATGCAACTTTGAAGAGCCCCTTTGTAAAATTTACACCAGCCTAGATGTGATGCTCTGCACTGCCTCCATCCTCAACCTCTTCATGATCAGCCTGGACCGCTACTACGCCATCACCGCTCCGCTGCGCTACACCATGGTGGTGACGCCCAAGCGGGTGGCCATTGCTCTGATCTTCATCTGGATGATCTCCATCACGTTCTCCTTCCTGCCCATCCATTTAGAGTGGAACACCCAAAACATCACTAACTCGAACTTGACTCCCAGTAAATGCAAACTGCAGGTCAACAAGGCCTACGGCCTGGTAGACGGCCTGGTCACTTTCTACATCCCCCTGCTGGTGATGTGCGCCACCTACTATCGCATTTTCAAAATTGCCCGTGAACAAGCCAAGAGAATTAACCACAGCTACTACAACAAGGCTGTCACCATCCGCGAGCACAAAGCCACCGTCACCTTGGCGGTTGTGATGGGGGCTTTTATCATCTGCTGGTTTCCCTACTTCACGGTGTTTGTTTACCGAGGAATATGGGGTGACATCAATGAGACCTGTGAAACCATCGTCCTGTGGCTTGGCTACGTCAACTCAGCTCTGAACCCCATCCTGTATGCAGCTCTGAACAGGGACTTCCGCACGGCATACCAGTGCCTCTTCTGTTGCAAGGGCAGGGGTATCACTTCCAGGGGGTCCTCCCTGTCTCCTAGCACCTCCCGCCAATCCCAGACCCAGTCCCACCAAGTCACCCTAGGACTTCAGGAAGAGACCTCTCTGAGACTCCCAGTGCAGAACGGAAGCGAAGCCCCGTTCCCCCAGGAGCCAGATAATTTGGAAACTTCAAGTTTGGCTGGCCAGAG